From a region of the Thiorhodovibrio winogradskyi genome:
- the gcvH gene encoding glycine cleavage system protein GcvH, with product MSQVPTDRVYSDSHEWLLDNGDGTATVGISDHAQEALGDLVFVETPSIGDELSAKQACAVVESVKAASDIYSPISGEVVEVNELLVDNPELINGDAHGEGWIFRLTIADPTEIEALLDAEAYGELIAED from the coding sequence ATGAGCCAGGTACCCACAGATCGAGTTTACAGCGACAGCCACGAGTGGCTGCTGGACAACGGCGACGGCACCGCGACCGTCGGCATCAGCGACCATGCCCAGGAAGCGTTGGGCGACCTGGTGTTTGTCGAGACGCCAAGCATCGGCGATGAACTCAGCGCCAAACAGGCCTGCGCCGTGGTTGAATCCGTCAAGGCCGCCTCCGATATCTACAGCCCGATCAGCGGCGAGGTGGTGGAAGTCAACGAGCTGCTCGTTGACAACCCGGAACTGATCAACGGCGATGCCCATGGCGAAGGCTGGATCTTTCGCTTGACGATTGCCGATCCCACTGAAATCGAAGCCTTGCTGGATGCCGAGGCCTACGGCGAGCTAATCGCCGAAGACTGA
- the gcvPB gene encoding aminomethyl-transferring glycine dehydrogenase subunit GcvPB, whose amino-acid sequence MLIHDHSHPGRRAAAQAPLSLADCDDLPQALRRATRPALPEVSELDAVRHYTRLSQKNFSIDTHFYPLGSCTMKYNPRACNSLASLPGFLARHPAAPESHSQGVMACLYELQDMLKAITGMHAVSLAPAAGAQGELAGVLMIRAYHDARGDHGRREILVPDAAHGTNPASAIMAGFEVREIPTGPDGDVDVEALSQALGPQTAGIMLTNPSTVGVFDRNIQVIAKQVHAAGGLLYYDGANLNAILGKVRPGDMGFDVIHMNLHKTFSTPHGGGGPGAGPVGVAKHLEPYLPIPLVARAGESPGEGFVWHDEHSRPETIGRLTAFGGNIGILLRAYIYARLLGIEGMQRVGEYATLNANYLLKRLSEAGFQPAYPKRRASHEFIITLKREAKTHGITTMDFAKRLLDHGFHAPTTYFPLLVPECLLIEPTETESKEVLDAFVEAMIAIRAEAEQNPEILRTAPHSLPVKRLDDVRAARHLDLAWTPPADSHP is encoded by the coding sequence ATGCTGATTCACGACCATTCACACCCTGGCCGCCGCGCCGCCGCCCAGGCGCCACTAAGTCTTGCCGACTGCGACGACCTGCCCCAGGCACTGCGGCGCGCAACCCGCCCGGCCCTGCCGGAAGTCTCCGAACTGGATGCGGTGCGCCACTACACCCGTCTGTCGCAGAAGAACTTTTCCATCGACACCCATTTCTATCCGCTCGGCTCCTGTACCATGAAGTACAACCCGCGCGCCTGTAACAGCCTGGCCTCCCTGCCCGGTTTTTTGGCGCGTCACCCGGCAGCGCCAGAAAGCCATAGCCAGGGTGTCATGGCCTGCCTGTATGAATTGCAGGACATGCTCAAGGCCATCACCGGCATGCACGCCGTATCGCTCGCGCCCGCCGCCGGCGCCCAGGGCGAGCTGGCCGGGGTGCTGATGATCCGCGCCTATCACGACGCGCGCGGCGACCATGGCCGACGCGAGATTCTGGTGCCGGACGCGGCCCATGGCACCAACCCCGCCTCGGCCATCATGGCCGGCTTCGAGGTGCGCGAGATTCCAACAGGGCCCGACGGCGACGTGGATGTCGAGGCACTAAGCCAGGCGCTCGGCCCCCAGACGGCCGGCATCATGCTGACCAACCCAAGCACTGTCGGGGTGTTTGACCGCAACATCCAGGTAATCGCGAAACAGGTGCACGCCGCCGGCGGCCTGCTCTACTACGATGGCGCCAACCTCAACGCCATTCTCGGCAAGGTCCGCCCGGGCGACATGGGCTTTGATGTCATTCACATGAACCTGCACAAAACCTTCTCCACCCCGCACGGTGGCGGCGGACCAGGCGCGGGCCCGGTGGGTGTGGCCAAGCATCTCGAGCCCTATCTGCCCATTCCGCTGGTCGCGCGCGCGGGAGAAAGCCCGGGGGAGGGATTTGTCTGGCACGACGAGCACAGCCGCCCCGAGACCATTGGCCGCCTGACCGCTTTCGGCGGCAACATCGGCATTCTGCTGCGCGCCTATATCTATGCCCGCCTGCTCGGCATTGAAGGCATGCAGCGGGTGGGCGAATATGCCACCCTCAACGCCAATTACCTGCTCAAACGCCTGAGCGAGGCAGGCTTTCAACCTGCCTACCCCAAGCGCCGCGCGAGCCATGAGTTCATTATCACGCTCAAGCGCGAGGCCAAGACGCATGGCATCACCACCATGGACTTCGCCAAACGGCTGCTCGACCATGGCTTTCACGCGCCCACGACTTACTTTCCGCTCTTGGTACCCGAATGCCTGCTAATCGAGCCAACCGAGACCGAAAGCAAAGAAGTGCTCGATGCCTTTGTCGAAGCCATGATCGCGATTCGCGCGGAAGCCGAGCAGAATCCGGAAATCCTGCGCACCGCGCCGCACAGCCTGCCTGTCAAGCGCCTTGATGACGTCCGCGCCGCGCGTCACCTCGACCTGGCCTGGACGCCGCCAGCCGACAGCCACCCGTAA
- the rsfS gene encoding ribosome silencing factor, whose protein sequence is MQLDRQLLALKQLVLSTLDDMKARDVQVMDVRDKTSVTDLMILASGTSDRHVKAIAETVAYKAKEAGEAPLGTEGVAEGEWALVDLNGIVLHVMLPKVRDFYNLERLWSAPTLVSSQPARQLAAG, encoded by the coding sequence ATGCAGCTCGACCGACAGCTTCTTGCCCTGAAACAACTGGTGCTCAGCACCCTTGATGACATGAAAGCCCGCGATGTCCAGGTGATGGATGTGCGCGATAAGACCTCGGTGACGGATCTGATGATCCTGGCCTCCGGAACCTCCGATCGGCATGTAAAGGCCATTGCCGAGACCGTGGCCTACAAGGCCAAGGAGGCTGGTGAAGCTCCGCTGGGGACCGAGGGCGTGGCCGAGGGCGAGTGGGCGCTGGTGGACTTAAACGGCATTGTGCTGCATGTGATGTTGCCAAAGGTACGGGACTTCTACAATCTGGAGCGCTTGTGGTCGGCGCCGACCCTGGTCAGTTCCCAGCCCGCGCGACAACTGGCCGCGGGCTGA
- the moaB gene encoding molybdenum cofactor biosynthesis protein B — translation MSHHQDLDFLPLNLAILTVSDSRTMENDSSGHLLAESATAAGHRVMAREICSDNRYLLRAVFSHWIADNEVQVVISTGGTGVTGRDNTPEALMPLLDKEIAGFGELFRSLSFGDIGASTIQSRTLAGMANATLLFCLPGSTGACRTAWDGILGPQLDRRTRPCNFAQLIERFSES, via the coding sequence ATGTCCCATCACCAAGACCTCGACTTCCTGCCGCTGAATCTCGCCATCCTAACGGTGTCCGACAGTCGCACCATGGAAAACGACAGCTCCGGCCATTTGCTCGCCGAGAGCGCCACCGCCGCCGGTCACCGCGTGATGGCGCGTGAAATCTGCAGCGACAATCGCTATCTGCTACGCGCCGTGTTTTCACACTGGATCGCGGATAACGAGGTGCAAGTGGTGATCAGCACCGGCGGCACCGGCGTGACCGGACGCGATAACACGCCCGAGGCGCTAATGCCCTTGCTGGACAAAGAAATCGCGGGCTTCGGCGAACTGTTTCGCTCGCTATCGTTCGGCGACATTGGCGCATCCACCATCCAGTCGCGCACCCTGGCCGGCATGGCCAATGCCACTTTGCTGTTTTGCCTGCCGGGCTCCACCGGCGCCTGCCGCACCGCCTGGGATGGCATTCTTGGCCCACAACTCGACCGTCGCACCCGGCCATGCAACTTCGCGCAGCTCATTGAACGCTTCAGCGAGAGCTGA
- a CDS encoding symmetrical bis(5'-nucleosyl)-tetraphosphatase: protein MATYAIGDIQGCHDEFALLLERLRFDPANDRLWSVGDLVNRGPKSLEVLRFFKALGECAAVVLGNHDLHLLALAAGNQQQARDSTLDAILQAPDRDELLHWLRHRPLFFRSKKKNVALVHAGLPPQWDCTQAAGLASEVESALRDPGYQEFLQGLYGNEPSRWRDDLRGMDRLRFIVNALTRLRYCDAEGTLLLKEKGLPGKQSEGALPWFQVPGRRSRDERIIFGHWSTLGYHTEENLWAIDSGCLWGGDLTAIRVRRKKPFERIAIDCPGHAKPGE from the coding sequence ATGGCTACTTATGCAATCGGCGACATCCAGGGCTGCCACGACGAGTTCGCACTCCTGCTCGAGCGCCTGAGATTCGATCCAGCCAACGACCGCCTGTGGTCGGTTGGCGATCTGGTCAACCGCGGTCCCAAGTCACTCGAGGTTCTGCGATTTTTCAAAGCGCTTGGCGAGTGTGCGGCAGTCGTCCTGGGCAACCACGATCTTCATCTCCTGGCACTGGCCGCGGGCAATCAGCAGCAAGCCCGCGACAGCACCCTGGACGCCATCCTTCAGGCACCCGACCGCGATGAGTTGCTGCACTGGCTTCGCCACCGCCCGCTGTTTTTCCGCTCGAAAAAAAAGAATGTCGCCCTGGTCCATGCCGGACTCCCACCCCAGTGGGACTGCACCCAGGCCGCCGGTTTGGCAAGCGAGGTGGAGTCCGCGCTGCGCGATCCAGGTTATCAGGAATTTCTGCAGGGGCTCTACGGCAACGAACCGAGCCGCTGGCGCGATGACCTGCGCGGCATGGATCGCCTGCGCTTCATCGTCAATGCGCTGACACGGCTGCGCTACTGCGACGCCGAGGGCACACTTCTGTTAAAAGAGAAGGGACTGCCAGGCAAGCAGTCCGAGGGCGCCCTGCCCTGGTTCCAGGTGCCCGGTCGTCGCAGCCGCGATGAGCGCATCATCTTCGGCCACTGGTCAACCCTTGGCTATCACACCGAGGAGAACCTCTGGGCCATCGACAGCGGCTGCCTGTGGGGCGGGGACTTGACCGCGATTCGGGTCCGTCGCAAAAAACCCTTTGAGCGCATTGCCATCGACTGTCCCGGCCATGCCAAACCCGGCGAATAA
- the moaD gene encoding molybdopterin converting factor subunit 1 produces MIRLLYFASLRETLGCEGEDYPLQSPITTAELRTQLASRGQPWSEALAPARLILAAVNQSIAGTDTIIQPGDEVAFFPPVTGG; encoded by the coding sequence ATGATCCGCCTGCTCTATTTTGCCAGCCTGCGCGAGACACTTGGCTGTGAGGGCGAGGACTATCCGCTGCAATCCCCCATCACAACCGCCGAACTGCGCACCCAACTCGCCTCGCGCGGCCAACCCTGGTCCGAGGCGCTCGCCCCCGCGCGGTTAATCCTCGCCGCCGTCAATCAATCCATCGCTGGCACTGATACCATCATTCAGCCTGGCGACGAAGTAGCCTTTTTCCCGCCCGTGACCGGAGGCTAG
- a CDS encoding molybdopterin molybdotransferase MoeA, translating to MTTVNQHNSCDSESDRTLTVEEAIARILARDFPPLALEALPLDQALGRMLAQSVISPIDQPSWDHSAMDGYALRHVDLSRDPPEWLVSQRIPAGSQPGPLLHGTAARIFTGAPVPDGADTVVVQEICRQDGDRLHIAPNEHANLEALIKPGANIRQRGEDIRAGDHILDSGTKLGPQHLALAASVGIAELQVYRRLRVAILSSGDELILPGHPLQPGQIYNSNRFMLAGLLRALGCEVIDLGMIPDRFEATLQALREAANQADLVIASGGVSVGEEDHVRPALKQLGTLDLPRVAMRPGKPIAIGRIGQVAFIGSPGNPVSLFVTFALFARPLILKLQGSRLGISDSPLSRPWRVSADFATKKPEKRREYQRARLLLGDNGQPRVQVFPSRSSAAITSLSWAAGLVVIPEHSQISHGDMVDFLPFSELLT from the coding sequence ATGACCACCGTCAACCAGCACAACAGCTGTGACTCCGAAAGCGATAGGACACTCACTGTCGAAGAGGCCATCGCGCGCATACTGGCCCGCGACTTTCCGCCGCTAGCGCTGGAAGCCTTACCGCTGGATCAGGCCCTCGGACGCATGCTTGCACAGTCTGTCATTAGCCCCATCGATCAGCCCAGTTGGGACCACAGCGCCATGGACGGCTATGCGCTGCGCCATGTCGATCTCAGCCGCGACCCGCCCGAGTGGCTCGTCAGCCAGCGCATCCCCGCCGGCAGCCAGCCCGGCCCCCTCCTCCATGGCACAGCCGCGCGCATTTTCACCGGCGCCCCGGTGCCGGATGGCGCGGATACGGTGGTGGTGCAGGAAATCTGCCGCCAGGATGGGGACAGGCTGCATATCGCCCCGAATGAGCACGCAAACCTCGAGGCATTGATCAAGCCCGGTGCCAATATCCGCCAGCGCGGCGAGGACATTCGCGCAGGCGATCATATTCTGGACTCGGGCACCAAACTCGGCCCCCAACATCTGGCGCTCGCGGCGTCAGTCGGTATCGCGGAGTTGCAAGTCTACCGGCGCCTGCGCGTCGCCATTTTGAGCAGTGGCGATGAACTTATCCTGCCCGGCCACCCCTTGCAACCCGGGCAGATCTATAACTCCAACCGCTTCATGCTCGCCGGCCTGCTGCGCGCCCTGGGCTGCGAGGTCATTGACCTGGGCATGATCCCGGACCGCTTCGAGGCGACCCTGCAGGCATTGCGCGAAGCCGCCAACCAAGCCGATCTGGTTATCGCCAGCGGCGGCGTCTCGGTCGGCGAGGAAGACCACGTCCGCCCGGCACTCAAGCAACTTGGCACGCTGGACCTGCCCCGAGTCGCGATGCGCCCCGGCAAGCCGATTGCGATCGGTCGTATTGGTCAGGTCGCCTTTATCGGCAGCCCCGGCAATCCGGTGTCACTTTTCGTCACCTTCGCGCTCTTTGCCCGACCGCTGATCCTCAAACTCCAGGGGAGTCGCCTCGGCATCAGCGACAGCCCACTGTCCCGCCCTTGGCGCGTCAGCGCCGATTTCGCAACCAAAAAGCCGGAAAAACGCAGAGAATACCAGCGTGCCCGGCTGCTACTGGGCGACAACGGCCAGCCCCGGGTCCAGGTCTTTCCAAGCCGTTCCTCGGCCGCCATCACCTCACTCAGTTGGGCCGCTGGCTTGGTGGTGATTCCAGAGCACAGCCAAATCAGTCACGGGGATATGGTCGACTTTCTGCCCTTCAGCGAGTTGCTAACATGA
- a CDS encoding SH3 domain-containing protein — protein sequence MQFAQAKARSVRFLVVSAAVFLLVAGSMMILPGSANAAVPFRATTDLNVRACPSTNCAVIGVLRRGSCHAAQAWVKDRTWLRINFRGRRGFVSGRYARRGC from the coding sequence ATGCAGTTCGCTCAAGCCAAAGCTCGGTCAGTCAGGTTCTTGGTAGTTTCCGCGGCGGTCTTTTTGTTGGTGGCCGGATCAATGATGATCCTTCCTGGTTCAGCCAATGCGGCGGTGCCCTTCCGGGCAACGACAGATTTGAATGTACGCGCCTGCCCGTCAACGAATTGTGCGGTGATTGGGGTTCTCCGGCGTGGTAGTTGTCATGCCGCTCAAGCCTGGGTCAAGGACCGTACCTGGTTGCGGATCAACTTCCGCGGCAGGCGTGGCTTTGTCTCTGGTCGCTATGCGCGGCGGGGTTGCTAG
- the folA gene encoding type 3 dihydrofolate reductase: MKVSLIAALARNFVIGRDNALPWHLPADLAHFKALTLDKPIVMGRRTFESLPGLLPRREHIVVSRDQDYQPSGVAVVRSPQEAVVACAGAAELMVIGGASLYRALMPRAARMYLTWVEADVEGDVDFPRWNPAHWREVASEPRPADARNPYDLRFVTLERYVQAA; the protein is encoded by the coding sequence ATGAAGGTTAGCTTGATTGCCGCGCTGGCACGCAATTTCGTCATCGGGCGCGACAATGCCCTGCCCTGGCACCTGCCTGCCGACCTGGCGCACTTCAAGGCGCTCACCCTGGATAAACCGATTGTGATGGGCCGGCGGACTTTTGAATCCCTGCCTGGTCTGCTGCCAAGGCGTGAGCACATCGTGGTCTCGCGCGACCAAGATTATCAGCCGTCTGGGGTGGCCGTCGTGCGGAGTCCGCAAGAGGCCGTTGTGGCTTGTGCCGGCGCGGCGGAACTCATGGTGATTGGCGGTGCGTCTCTCTATCGCGCCCTGATGCCGCGGGCAGCGCGCATGTATCTCACCTGGGTGGAGGCGGATGTCGAGGGTGATGTTGATTTTCCGCGCTGGAATCCCGCGCATTGGCGAGAAGTCGCCAGCGAGCCGCGCCCGGCGGATGCACGTAACCCATATGATTTGCGTTTTGTGACCCTGGAGCGATACGTTCAGGCTGCTTGA
- a CDS encoding diacylglycerol kinase, producing MAHQNQKGLKRIIYAFGYSMRGFKACFELEEAFRQEVILLIPLIPLGLWLAETPVERALLVGSLLLVPIVELLNSAIEANVDRVGLERHELSARAKDIASAAVFSSIAFVVVIWLVILLPKI from the coding sequence ATGGCCCATCAAAATCAAAAAGGTTTAAAACGCATCATCTATGCGTTCGGCTACTCGATGAGAGGCTTCAAAGCCTGCTTTGAGCTGGAGGAAGCCTTTCGTCAAGAAGTCATACTACTCATTCCGCTCATTCCCCTTGGCCTGTGGCTGGCCGAAACTCCGGTTGAGCGCGCCCTGTTGGTCGGCAGCCTGCTGCTGGTCCCCATTGTCGAACTGCTCAATTCCGCGATCGAGGCCAATGTCGACCGCGTCGGCCTGGAGCGGCACGAACTCTCCGCCCGCGCCAAGGACATCGCCTCGGCGGCGGTTTTCTCCAGCATCGCCTTCGTGGTGGTCATCTGGCTCGTCATCCTGTTGCCAAAGATTTAG
- the gcvT gene encoding glycine cleavage system aminomethyltransferase GcvT: protein MAHRTPLFAAHQAAGARMVPFGGWDMPLHYGSQIEEHHAVRRAAGVFDVSHMRALDISGTHASDFLRYLLANDIARIKDPGGALYSCMLNPSGGVIDDLILYRRSADSYRLVLNAATTDSDLDWINAQAEPFAPVISRRDDLAMLAVQGPEARAKALPLLSADLRSALEQLKPFHACERDECFVARTGYTGEDGLEIILPNEQVIDLWQRLLNAGIRPCGLGARDTLRLEAGMHLSGQDMGPEVSPLTSGLGWTIAWEPSERDFIGRAALEKQRHAPLAERFVGLLLLERGVLRHGQPIVVNDQGAGVITSGGFSPTLERSIGLARITAEVTDACQVEIRGKRLAARLVKPPFVRHGEIKIPR from the coding sequence ATGGCTCATCGCACCCCCCTCTTTGCCGCGCACCAGGCAGCCGGCGCCCGCATGGTGCCCTTTGGTGGCTGGGACATGCCCCTGCACTACGGCTCTCAAATCGAGGAACATCACGCCGTGCGCCGCGCCGCCGGGGTCTTCGATGTCTCCCACATGCGCGCCCTCGACATCTCGGGCACGCATGCAAGCGACTTTTTGCGCTACCTGCTTGCCAACGACATCGCCCGGATCAAAGACCCTGGCGGAGCACTCTACAGCTGCATGCTGAATCCCAGCGGCGGCGTGATCGACGATCTCATCCTCTACCGACGCAGCGCCGACAGCTACCGTCTGGTGCTGAATGCCGCCACCACCGACAGCGATCTGGACTGGATCAACGCCCAGGCCGAGCCATTCGCGCCGGTCATCTCCCGTCGCGACGATCTGGCCATGCTGGCGGTGCAAGGCCCCGAGGCGCGCGCCAAGGCACTACCGCTGCTTTCGGCGGATCTGAGATCAGCACTTGAGCAGCTTAAACCCTTCCATGCCTGCGAGCGCGATGAATGCTTTGTCGCTCGCACCGGCTACACCGGGGAGGATGGCCTTGAGATCATCCTGCCCAATGAACAAGTGATTGATCTATGGCAACGGCTGCTCAATGCCGGTATACGCCCCTGCGGACTGGGCGCGCGCGATACGCTGCGGCTTGAGGCCGGCATGCACCTGTCCGGCCAGGACATGGGCCCGGAGGTCTCACCATTGACCAGTGGCCTTGGCTGGACGATCGCCTGGGAGCCGAGCGAGCGGGATTTTATCGGCCGCGCGGCACTGGAGAAGCAACGCCATGCGCCGCTCGCCGAGCGCTTTGTTGGTCTGTTGCTGCTTGAGCGCGGCGTGCTGCGACATGGCCAGCCAATCGTTGTCAACGACCAAGGCGCCGGCGTGATCACCTCCGGCGGTTTCTCGCCCACCCTGGAGCGGTCAATCGGCTTGGCGCGGATCACAGCGGAGGTCACGGACGCCTGTCAGGTCGAGATTCGCGGCAAGCGACTCGCCGCGCGTCTGGTCAAACCACCCTTTGTCCGCCATGGCGAGATTAAAATCCCACGCTAG
- the gcvPA gene encoding aminomethyl-transferring glycine dehydrogenase subunit GcvPA, whose product MPFIPHTPEDTSEMLARIGAESIEELFDEIPPELRASEISGLAPAMMRAEPEMAVARLMRERARADGEPLCFLGAGAYEHHIPAAVWQLATRGEFYSAYTPYQAEASQGTLQVLYEFQSMMTALTGLDASNASLYDGASALAEAVLMAVRANRKVKNARVLMPASVHPFYRQTVRSIVRHQGIELVEVPYDPTGGHTTIAALEQAAASAPCAALVVPQPNVFGVLEEVDSLTDWGHEHNALVIGLVNPVALALLSPPGDWGTQTGKTGGADIACGEGQPLGMPLASGGPYLGFLCCTQALVRQLPGRIAGRTLDLDGNPGFALTLQAREQHIRRSKATSNICTNQGLLVTAATIHLSLLGAEGLERVAAACHANTRTLTARLCEIPGVEPVFNRPVFHEQVVRLPRPTDGILKALAAENILGGFDLGRSYPELNGSLLVCATETRTASDIDHFRDALGRALSHASAN is encoded by the coding sequence ATGCCCTTTATTCCCCACACCCCTGAAGACACCTCGGAGATGCTGGCCCGCATTGGTGCCGAGAGCATCGAAGAGCTGTTTGACGAAATCCCGCCCGAATTGCGCGCCAGCGAGATTTCCGGCCTGGCCCCTGCCATGATGAGGGCCGAGCCGGAAATGGCCGTTGCCCGCCTGATGCGGGAGCGTGCGCGCGCCGATGGCGAGCCACTGTGCTTCCTGGGCGCCGGCGCCTATGAGCACCATATTCCAGCGGCAGTCTGGCAGCTTGCCACGCGCGGGGAATTCTACAGCGCCTATACCCCCTATCAGGCCGAGGCCAGTCAGGGCACCCTGCAGGTGCTTTATGAATTCCAGTCCATGATGACCGCCTTGACCGGCCTAGATGCCTCCAACGCATCGCTCTACGACGGTGCCTCCGCGCTGGCCGAGGCAGTGCTGATGGCGGTGCGCGCCAACCGCAAGGTGAAAAACGCACGCGTGCTGATGCCAGCCAGCGTCCATCCCTTCTACCGCCAGACGGTGCGCAGCATTGTGCGCCATCAAGGCATCGAGCTGGTCGAGGTGCCCTATGATCCGACCGGCGGCCATACCACAATCGCGGCGCTGGAGCAGGCCGCCGCCAGCGCACCCTGCGCGGCCCTGGTGGTCCCGCAGCCAAACGTCTTTGGCGTACTCGAGGAGGTCGACAGCCTGACCGACTGGGGGCACGAGCACAACGCCCTGGTGATTGGGCTAGTGAATCCCGTTGCCCTGGCGCTGCTCAGCCCACCCGGCGACTGGGGCACCCAGACTGGCAAGACAGGCGGCGCCGACATCGCCTGCGGCGAGGGCCAGCCACTTGGCATGCCGCTGGCCTCCGGCGGACCCTATCTGGGCTTTCTGTGCTGCACCCAGGCGCTGGTGCGCCAACTGCCCGGGCGCATCGCCGGCAGAACTCTCGATCTTGACGGCAATCCCGGCTTCGCTCTGACATTGCAGGCGCGCGAGCAACACATTCGCCGTTCCAAGGCGACTTCCAACATCTGCACCAATCAGGGGCTGCTGGTCACGGCGGCGACCATTCACCTGTCGCTACTCGGTGCCGAGGGGCTCGAGCGGGTCGCGGCCGCCTGCCATGCCAATACGCGCACCCTGACCGCGCGGCTGTGCGAAATCCCGGGGGTCGAGCCCGTCTTTAACCGCCCGGTGTTTCACGAGCAAGTGGTGCGCCTGCCTCGGCCGACCGACGGGATCCTCAAGGCACTAGCCGCCGAGAACATCCTCGGCGGCTTCGACCTCGGTCGCTCCTATCCCGAACTCAATGGCAGCCTGCTGGTGTGCGCCACGGAAACGCGCACCGCATCCGACATCGACCACTTTCGCGACGCGCTCGGCCGCGCCCTCTCCCACGCCAGCGCCAACTGA